A stretch of the Pseudomonadota bacterium genome encodes the following:
- a CDS encoding DUF5666 domain-containing protein, producing the protein SELQGFVTAVSEPSFTILGVTVETDGRTEYRDEQDLPITAAEFFDQLAPGRLVKAEGAEVAPTTLIAEEVQFEVED; encoded by the coding sequence AGCGAACTGCAGGGCTTCGTCACGGCGGTGAGCGAGCCGAGCTTCACCATCCTCGGCGTGACCGTCGAGACCGATGGCCGCACGGAGTACCGCGACGAGCAAGACCTTCCGATCACGGCGGCGGAGTTTTTCGATCAACTCGCGCCGGGGCGCCTGGTGAAAGCCGAGGGCGCGGAAGTGGCGCCCACCACCTTGATCGCCGAAGAGGTGCA